A stretch of the Lolium perenne isolate Kyuss_39 chromosome 3, Kyuss_2.0, whole genome shotgun sequence genome encodes the following:
- the LOC127341801 gene encoding serine/threonine-protein kinase 54, with protein sequence MDNKETSWVRRTKFSHRVYTRAALNGLPVAPLGRELEERLQKYVTIKKSVSMPLDRDKEETVATLKHTASLPSLKHTASLSSLGSLLQPNKEKHNKQKVNLEIPLSPPANSQKSNGPKARSLVKSSSSMMLLSYLNKAQINQNQGSSVQKTNGSQHRPRSKSPLPSVLPSELFREARAGSQRFTSPPPERVGSEKSVYGKSLGRDPSANWRSTPLVSAKHKSRKGGGRRVSAVDSVRGRTVSMAQQVQTTVDWTLDPAKMLVRKDKFASGVYSKLYKGVYDEQPVAIKFIRIPKNDDNGKLATMLDRQYNTEINALSHLYHKNVIKLVAAYKCPPVFYILTEFLPGGSLRSYLHSIEHHPIPLEKTISIALDVARGLEYIHSQGIVHRDIKPENILFDENFVVKIADFGIACEETLCDLLVEDAGTYRWMAPEMIKGTAYNRKVDVYSFGLLLWEMVTGRIPYENLNPMQVAYTVLHNKTKPTMPADCPMAALAPLIEECCAYQPDKRPDFWQIVKILEKCQSVLSQGGRLDALKWSTCPDQKKGLKHWIQKLKPSHSP encoded by the exons ATGGACAACAAGGAGACCTCGTGGGTTCGGAGGACAAAGTTCTCTCACAGGGTCTACACCAGGGCTGCTTTGAATGGGTTGCCTGTTGCGCCGCTTGGCAGGGAGCTGGAGGAGCGACTTCAGAAATATGTGACTATAAAGAAGTCTGTGTCGATGCCCCTTGATCGGGACAAGGAGGAAACAGTGGCTACACTGAAACACACAGCCAGCTTGCCTTCACTGAAACACACAGCCAGCTTGTCTTCACTTGGATCATTGCTTCAGCCTAATAAGGAGAAGCATAACAAGCAGAAGGTGAATTTGGAGATCCCTCTAAGCCCTCCGGCGAACTCTCAGAAATCCAATGGCCCAAAGGCAAGGAGCCTTGTCAAGAGCTCGAGCTCGATGATGCTCCTCAGCTACTTAAACAAGGCACAAATCAATCAAAATCAAGGCTCCAGCGTACAAAAGACTAATGGATCCCAGCACAGGCCGAGATCAAAGTCTCCTCTTCCCAGTGTATTGCCTTCGGAATTATTCAGGGAAGCAAGAGCTGGAAGCCAGAGGTTCACAAGTCCTCCCCCAGAGCGAGTAGGATCTGAAAAGAGTGTCTATGGCAAATCGTTGGGTAGGGATCCAAGCGCTAATTGGCGTTCGACTCCTCTAGTCTCTGCTAAGCACAAGTCTCGGAAGGGTGGTGGAAGGAGGGTTAGTGCAGTAGATAGTGTGAGGGGTCGTACAGTTAGCATGGCTCAGCAGGTGCAAACAACGGTTGATTGGACACTCGATCCGGCCAAGATGCTTGTTCGTAAGGATAAGTTTGCTTCTGGTGTATACAGCAAATTATACAAAGGAGTCTATGATGAACAGCCAGTTGCCATCAAGTTTATACGCATTCCTAAAAATGATGACAATGGAAAGTTGGCTACAATGCTTGATAGACAGTATAACACTGAGATCAATGCATTATCCCACTTGTATCATAAAAATGTGATAAAG CTTGTAGCAGCTTATAAATGCCCACCGGTTTTTTACATTCTCACTGAGTTCCTTCCTGGAGGTTCCCTGAGGTCATACCTACACAGCATTGAGCACCATCCCATCCCTCTAGAGAAGACAATATCTATCGCTCTCGATGTTGCCCGTGGGTTGGAGTACATTCACTCTCAGGGGATCGTCCATCGTGACATTAAGCCTGAGAACATACTGTTTGATGAGAACTTCGTTGTGAAGATCGCTGATTTCGGCATTGCTTGCGAGGAGACTTTATGTGATTTGCTAGTGGAGGATGCGGGTACATACCGTTGGATGGCCCCTGAGATGATCAAGGGCACTGCATATAACAGGAAGGTGGATGTATACAGCTTCGGGCTGCTCTTGTGGGAAATGGTGACGGGAAGGATTCCTTATGAGAACTTGAACCCTATGCAGGTGGCTTATACCGTTCTACACAAT AAGACTAAGCCAACCATGCCCGCAGATTGCCCAATGGCAGCTCTAGCACCCTTGATTGAGGAGTGCTGCGCATATCAGCCTGACAAGAGGCCAGATTTCTGGCAAATTGTCAAAATCCTGGAGAAGTGCCAGTCTGTTCTCTCGCAAGGTGGCCGCCTGGACGCGCTGAAATGGAGCACCTGCCCTGACCAAAAGAAGGGGCTGAAGCACTGGATTCAGAAACTGAAACCATCACACAGCCCCTGA